In Kogia breviceps isolate mKogBre1 chromosome 19, mKogBre1 haplotype 1, whole genome shotgun sequence, a single genomic region encodes these proteins:
- the ARL5C gene encoding LOW QUALITY PROTEIN: putative ADP-ribosylation factor-like protein 5C (The sequence of the model RefSeq protein was modified relative to this genomic sequence to represent the inferred CDS: substituted 2 bases at 2 genomic stop codons), whose product MGQLIRKLMNIFRKQVSSAPSPPTPRRSRASVRPGAQGWESLLPPAQRCRRFPAIVTSRSLGSFLRPLLLASPELPRPLAQSLFWNCGAGNVGFSSHFHCPGVAQVSGPEHKVIVVGLDNAGKISILYQFLTNEVVHTCPTIRSNVEKTVLQKTHFFMWDIGGEEALRAPWNTYYSNAEFIVLVIDSTHRNQLLTTLXELDKMLAHEALCDASVLIFANKQDMKDSMTTVEISQFLTLVPXKTTRGTWHIQGCCALTGERLMAVPPGPPGLGLTSGADR is encoded by the exons ATGGGACAACTGATCAGAAAGTTGATGAACATCTTCAGGAAACAGG tctcctctgccccctccccgcccactccTCGGCGGTCGCGCGCTTCCGTGCGCCCAGGGGCGCAGGGTTGGGAGAGCCTCCTTCCTCCGGCTCAACGCTGTCGCCGGTTTCCTGCGATTGTGACTTCACGCTCGCTCGGCTCTTTCCTCAGACCCCTTCTCTTGGCAAGCCCTGAGCTCCCCCGACCTTTGGCACAATCGCTTTTCTGGAACTGTGGAGCGGGGAATGTGGGGTTCAGCTCGCATTTCCACTGTCCAGGAGTGGCGCAGGTGTCTGGGCCCG AACACAAGGTTATCGTCGTGGGACTGGACAATGCAGGAAAGATCTCCATTCTCTACCAGTT CCTGACGAATGAGGTGGTCCATACATGTCCCACCATCCGTAGCAACGTGGAGAAGACTGTTTTGCAAAAGACCCACTTCTTCATGTGGGACATAGGAGGAGAGGAGGCTCTGCGCGCCCCATGGAACACATACTACTCCAATGCTGAG TTCATCGTCCTTGTGATTGACAGCACGCATCGGAATCAACTGCTGACCACTCTGTAGGAGCTGGATAAGATGCTGGCCCATGAG GCTCTATGCGATGCTTCCGTCCTGATCTTTGCCAATAAGCAGGACATGAAGGACTCCATGACCACTGTGGAGATCTCCCAATTCCTCACCCTAGTGCCATGAAAGACCACCCGTGGCACATGGCACATACAGGGCTGCTGTGCCCTCACCGGGGAAAGGTTAATGGCTGTCCCACCTGGACCTCCAGGGCTTGGCCTAACCAGTGGTGCTGACCGTTAG